GCTTATGAACTCAAAAACTGAAACAAAATGAACCCAGAAAGCACTTTCAAACACAGAAAAACTACTATGGCAGAAGACATGGacaagaattaaaatataaaaatagggGTAGATTTGACATATTGttgaaaagttaattatttagcAAGAGTCGTTATCATTTAGCTAGCAGCGATTATAGCCTCTGCTTTTCTCAACAACCCCACCAACATCAAACCCAAACCCCACCAGTTATTGACCCTTAACCTCctcctttccttttttgtACCAAATTGCCCCCACCTATTTTCaagaacttccaaaaaaatttaaaaaaatcaaaattgaaaacaaagagaaaataaatcaacaaaaatttaaattccgTCTAATATCTCGGATACAATCTCCAAGTTAGAGAATTACAAGCATAAAAATGATCCggagcccaaaaaaaaaaaaaactacaaatgtcaaaatttaaaatactgtAAAATCTATAATTAAATCTTCACTCAATGTTATTTTTCTAGGTTTTGTGATCGATATCgttcaacaaaattttcaaaaattcaatctTGGAACCCAGTTTTTTCCCAAATTGCGTTTCTGACCCTTGTCAAATCTCCTCCTTTCAAGGTCCTGCCCACGCCCTCGTGAACCGAAAAGGAAACGATTCTCGTCCTCGCCATCTGCCTCGCCAAAAACTCGTGCGGCGGGACCCTCACGCTATCCTCACCTCCACCGTACCCGTCATCGTCGTCGCTGTCCTCTGCCGCCCTCCTCCGACTGTCCCTATACTCGTCCTTCAAAATCTTCGACCAGTCGGGTATGTTGACCGGCACCGACGCCGGAGTCCCGCCAATAGAATCGGCTCGCTTCATCTGTTTCTTCCCGAGCCGAGAACCCGAAACGGTAGTGCCTGGCTTGCGAGAGAACTCGGCCGAGTTGTCCGAGTTGCTGTTGTAGAAGTCCGACTCATCGAGTTCGAACGTCGGCGACGGCACCTCCCTCGGCGTGTCGCTTTGGAGGAATCTGTAGCTCGGTCTCGCGTAGTAACTCTTGCCGGTCGCCATTCCCTCTTCTTCCTCCTCgatttgttttgttgtatTGTTAGCGTTTGCCGCTTGGCTTTGAAGGTTTTCTCTTTAAAAGAGACTTGAGCGTTTTGCTCTGCTTTTATAAAGTTTCGCTTGCAAAGTGGATAAGGCTTGCTCTCTCCTTCGTCTCCATTTcgcctttttttaaaaaaaaataataatttcggTAATGTTGAAATTACTGAGACACCctcctctaattttttcaccTTTTTCCACGTAGGATTTTCAGTTTATCCACTTACAAGCATTGGCAGCTGCAATTTGGTGCATTGGATTTATCTTTAATTGCTCACAATTGCTTTGCTTTTGCAAAGTTGATGGGGGAGAATTCATGGTGCATAGTAGTGAAGTAAAACGTATCGTATAGGAgccaaatcaattttatccaaTTAACTGTAAACTAGATAAACTCCCCTAATAATCGCAGTTTTAAACCAAACGGCATTATTTTTGCCGGCGTGGATGAGTTACACGTGTGGGCGAAGCAGTAAATTTGTAACGTATGGACATGGTAATCCGCTACCGGACAAAGCGTGGCAGGAGTGGGACCGTGGGGGGCAATTTGGGAAGACGAATTTGTCTCTTGCGAGAACAATTTTGTACTGCCCGTTAACGTATTTTGTCGTGACGCGAGATGGTAAAGACTAAGGAAGAGCGGGCGTTGAGGACTTGAACCTGGCCCGGTTCTATAAAAGAGGACAAAGCGGTCCTGTTTAGACGACCGAGGATTTGAGACACGTGTCTTTTATATGTGGGCCGCTACGTGGCAGCCTTCCGCTGAGTATAACTGATCGAGCGTGATGGCACGTGAAGTGGGGCCCTCACTTTGGCTGCAGTGCTTCCAGCTGGTTCTGGCCACTACCCCACTCTGTCTCCCTCCGCTGTCCTATCAAATGCGACACTCGATAATACCATATCAACTTATCTTCAAATTATCTCCTAATATAAAATATCGTAAGGtgagaaaattgaaattttttttgcccttttggcaTTATTCACAGCGTGGAATTTATGATGAAGCTCAATTGTTGTTGAACGTTGAATGGAAATTATGGAAGTTCATGCTTTACCTGTGAAAGAGATATTATTggtttattccttttttttattccaaatcaaatccaattttatttcctttttctaaATTACTCTTTATTCAAAAACGAAAAATTGATTCTAAGATAATGGCTTTTTAGCGGTCGAtcacaagaataaaaattagatgTCTACTTTCCCCCCTAAGTCTTCACGATAATGCTGTTTTAACAAGTGACATCTCAAGGTGTTTATGTGTCATAATGTTCTCCAAATTCAAAAGTTAATTCAAAAAGGCTACAAAACATATTCCAATAATTTTAGCTTTTTAGCCGACCTCCCACTATCGATTAAGTCTACaactaactaattaatttttttttttccaaaaaatatgTGACTCGATCATGCAAAAATAAGGATTTTAGCTTGTCGAGGGAGATCCAATAATTTAAGGTCGATTCGGATTAAGTAGATTACTATTATAATATACTGAAAAAtttctttgtaaatattaattcataTCGCGAATCAACTGAGACATTCGCTTGTggataaaaacttaaaaaattagtaactTAAAATTCTTAACTGATACATCCATATTGTAATGGTAAACTAAAAGTCCTGTGGTTAACTTGCCGAGCCAAAGTGTGGatataataaactaattagaGATTATTAGGTAAGGGTTCCtgcattatattatattaaagtgtGATTTTGATAACGTTGTGAAATTCTTTTCCTACAATGATATGAAAGTCCATCATATACTTTAATAAAGAACGGGAATCATAAAAAAAGCAATCAATCATGAACTAATATTCCAAATCCAGCcatcatataaaataatatagagcTACAATAATGGAGATATtgaattattagttatatattTACAACTTACAGTTTAATATATGCTGAATCACTACAAGCTCTCTCTATCCTAGCTGTTTTCTTAAAGAATAAATCATACTCTTCACTAGAAACTATAATACCTTTGCAAATGTCTTGTAAATATagctaaatatattttctttattcctCATTGGATTAAAAGTGATTAAGTAAAGGTAACTTTCTCTTTCATGAAATATAAGTAGAGTGGATATCTCTtgaataacaataatgatacAAAAATCTGAGTTatacttcatagaattaatgAAGAATGGTtccattaattttctaattggaatattaataataaaataaaataattacagaAGATTTGTGTGAGAGTTCCTATCAATATACAattacccttaaattatctcATTGAGATTACTTAATCCATTATGAAAGATGAGCTTTTgttttaatctctttttttttatatatataaataaaaacaaaataaaatgattccttttgttttaaacTAGTGGACCATAATTtatagaaagaagaaactaacccACAAGTAAAGATGTGATTAAGTACACAAACTAGATCAAATCACATTGGTTTGGGGGTTTCTTCCAAAAACAAGttgtaaattaaagaaagtgGTAGACTAATCTCACTTTTGCTTTGCGAGTAAATGATACGTAACATATGGAATTATGGTTTACATGACGCGTTCATTCTTTTTGGTCTTTCAAAATCAAAGCACAAAGCACTCTACTCATAACTAATATTTATCATGCTTTGTGAACCATCCAATTACTAAAGTGATTCCTTTCGCCTATCTCGATTCAAACCCCTTCAATAATGCAGTGGCgaagatcattttttttttctcaaaaaaggAGTTTAGATAGGGGTTGTGTTAGGTATGTACTCtctctaaaattatattttaataaacatCTGATATAATAACCATACgcaagttaattaaaaatgtacaatttctaaatatttatacagaaaaatagaaattgttttaattagcATGGATAGGTCTAATTAGTTAACTTGATATGACTTTTACAGTGATATAAGAAACTGGAATTCTATTTGATGTTCACTTATGTGATActaagaagaaggaattgttttatttgttcaagcattatttattattaatatgtcaGACCacttgattaaattattagttcatagaatatatataattaaataattaagctACTTGATTAAATCCCGCTATACACAGATATGTTTCATAAACATTAGGACAAAATTATTGCGtttcatattattataagACCATGTAGTGACCCCACCATCTTAAGTCCTAATCATTCACTTCAAAATTTCAATGCCCacgaaaggaaaaaatagtGGGGATAAGGATTTGGGTTCccttattattaatggtatcATTTTCAAGCCATTAAGGATGAAATGCCTTTGAGTACTTGTGGGGCATGGCATAAAAACTTAGTGGTAGCTAGCTAGCCAGCTATTTGCTAAAAGCCTAGTGGCTAGTGTTCTTAGATAATGACTTAGACAATGTAAGAGGGCCAGTGCTCAAacaatgggtaatttttaaccTACCTCTGAatgaataaattgatattttacattgtattttttaaaaatttaatttgttacactgcactcttaatttttttattttctcaattaagtTTAACGGTGAAtgggtaaaattaaaagttcattctttaaattaattttaatgagaattctctttattgtaattgaaataaaaatcttaaaaaaattaaaggaaaaataatagtggtgacaatgtatatataacaagaaattttttttattacaattgaaataaaaacctttaaaaaattaaatgagctaaaaattttattttttttttcatatagagagatatttttgttattcaattaaaaattagatggAACcgttaaaaataactaaaaaattaatagaattaagAACATGATACAACgcgtcattttttttaaatagacaatataaaatatcaatttatttaagaatAGGTTACAAATTTCCCTCAGACAATGAAACAAATGCTCTTTCATTGAATCATTAAGTAACATCATTGGATGACGTTTTGTAATTGGAATTAATGGGAtagcattaattttttaggggCAATAAATGTCCCTTTCTTGCCAAAAGTTTGGTGTATGATATTTGCAGTACTGCGGTCCAAAATAGAATAATTGCATGCACGATAATGCTGTTACATGGGTAGCTAGCCTGCCCTTACGaccaataatataattattggcAGTTGTCTTCATCAGATGGCActaatgtgatttcttttgaaATGCTACATGCCAAAATTAGGGTTTGAATATCTGGCTCGGGGTTGGGAccgatttgtttttatttgtgtgatttttttttgaaaaggaaaaaggaaattacTTGCTTCACGCAGCTaactaataaaacaaaacgaaTATTGTACTTAGTTTCTTGGTTGTATATACCGAAAATAACTTTGTAAAAGGCCATGGCACTCCTGTGCCTCAAATGGGTAGTTGTAACTtgcaagattttttttttctagattaCTTGCACCATAAAAATTGTTAGAAACAgcattttattcaaaatacaatttaatttgttgaattaaaaaaaaaactccacacatccacaaaaattccAAAACGGTCGCTATTTGaacttaattaattcactACAGATttcaagcaaaaaaaaataaaaattggtagATACATGTAGGGATGAGCATGGGTTAGTTTGAGTTGTGTTTTAAGTCAATTCAAACCAAAtcagaaaaatttagattcaacCTAAAATcaactcaaatatttttaactcaacccaaaccaatccatttgagtttggtttgaattttataatcaaaatatttttttatttcgacaaatttaattatatcaaagttataataattgttaattgttattaaatattaaattaatattaaaatatgaaaaaatatagtggataaaaattataaataatagattttacaataacttcATCCTTAAATTAAGGAtactagaaaattaaaataaaatttaatcacgaaaatcattatttcttaataaatgagaatgtaaactttaataataaatttccacAAACATGACATCaacaagttaattaaaataaagaaaataaaaaaactaatagtATTAACCATGTTACAACACAAATTCTAATAATGTCcatacaaatcaaaacaaaataagacATGCCAACTCAAGTATTAAAGCAATTCAT
This window of the Citrus sinensis cultivar Valencia sweet orange chromosome 8, DVS_A1.0, whole genome shotgun sequence genome carries:
- the LOC102625771 gene encoding uncharacterized protein LOC102625771, with product MATGKSYYARPSYRFLQSDTPREVPSPTFELDESDFYNSNSDNSAEFSRKPGTTVSGSRLGKKQMKRADSIGGTPASVPVNIPDWSKILKDEYRDSRRRAAEDSDDDDGYGGGEDSVRVPPHEFLARQMARTRIVSFSVHEGVGRTLKGGDLTRVRNAIWEKTGFQD